A genome region from Flavobacterium sp. CFS9 includes the following:
- the uxaC gene encoding glucuronate isomerase: MSSNTFINDNFLLENKFAEELYHNYSKNQPIIDYHNHLNPQFIAEDKIFENSTQVWINGDHYKWRAMRTLGINEQFVTGNASDKDKFLNWARTVPYTMRNPLYHWTHLELARYFDIYDLLNEKSAEKIYLETTEKINSPAYSTQNLLKKVNAELVCTTEDPIDSLEFHQKLAKNPIGTKMSTAFRPDKAILISNDGYNAYLDKLGEVSGVMIHTYADLCSVLRSRIEFFHQNGCKLSDHGLDQIYFEDFTENEINTIFKKKRENRILTPEEVLKFQSAVLLFLSETYHEFGWVQQFHLGALRNNNARMHRILGPDTGWDSIGDYPQAQKLSGFLNALDSKDKLTKTIIYNLNPADNEVMATMIGNFNDGSVRGKVQFGSGWWFLDQKDGMTKQLNALSNMGLISCFVGMLTDSRSFLSFPRHEYFRRILCNLLGDEIKRGELPNDMEWIGKLVSDISYHNAKEYFKF; encoded by the coding sequence ATGAGTTCAAATACCTTCATAAACGATAATTTTTTACTTGAAAATAAATTTGCAGAAGAGCTGTATCATAATTATTCCAAAAATCAGCCCATCATCGATTATCACAATCATTTGAATCCTCAGTTTATTGCTGAAGATAAAATTTTTGAAAATAGTACACAGGTGTGGATCAACGGAGATCACTACAAATGGCGTGCGATGCGTACCTTGGGAATCAACGAGCAGTTTGTGACGGGAAATGCTTCCGATAAAGACAAGTTCTTAAACTGGGCCAGAACGGTTCCGTATACTATGCGTAATCCTTTGTACCACTGGACGCATTTAGAACTGGCGCGCTATTTTGATATTTATGATTTGCTGAACGAAAAATCGGCAGAGAAAATATACCTCGAAACCACCGAGAAAATTAACTCTCCAGCCTACAGCACGCAAAATTTGCTTAAAAAAGTAAACGCTGAATTGGTTTGTACAACCGAAGATCCGATTGACAGCCTTGAGTTTCATCAGAAATTGGCAAAGAATCCAATTGGAACTAAAATGAGTACTGCTTTCAGACCCGATAAAGCGATCTTAATTTCCAATGATGGCTATAATGCTTATCTGGATAAATTAGGGGAGGTGTCCGGAGTTATGATTCATACGTATGCCGATTTGTGCAGCGTATTGCGAAGCCGAATTGAGTTCTTTCATCAAAATGGCTGTAAGCTTAGTGATCATGGTTTAGACCAAATTTATTTCGAAGATTTTACAGAGAATGAAATTAATACCATCTTCAAAAAGAAAAGAGAAAACAGAATTTTAACTCCCGAAGAGGTTTTGAAATTTCAAAGTGCCGTATTGTTATTCTTGTCTGAGACTTATCATGAGTTTGGGTGGGTACAGCAATTTCACTTAGGAGCTTTACGAAATAACAATGCCCGCATGCACCGAATTTTAGGACCGGATACAGGTTGGGATTCTATTGGAGATTATCCGCAGGCACAAAAACTATCCGGTTTTCTAAATGCCCTGGACAGCAAAGATAAATTGACTAAAACGATTATTTATAATCTGAATCCGGCCGATAACGAAGTGATGGCAACCATGATTGGAAATTTTAATGACGGAAGTGTCAGAGGGAAAGTGCAGTTTGGATCAGGCTGGTGGTTTTTAGATCAGAAAGACGGAATGACAAAACAATTAAATGCTCTTTCAAACATGGGATTAATCAGTTGTTTTGTGGGAATGCTGACCGATTCGAGAAGCTTTTTGTCTTTCCCAAGGCATGAGTATTTCAGACGTATTTTATGTAATCTTTTAGGCGATGAAATCAAACGCGGAGAGCTTCCAAATGATATGGAGTGGATAGGGAAACTGGTTTCGGATATTTCCTATCATAATGCAAAAGAGTATTTTAAATTTTAA
- a CDS encoding gluconate 5-dehydrogenase, producing MANSLFDINGKVALITGSTHGLGMAMAKGLGEAGATIVINGNSSQQKIDDAVAELQKDGIHAVGYKFNVTEEMEVIAAVRKIENEVGPIDILINNAGIIKRIPLIEMEVSDFKEVIDIDLVSPFIVSKHVVRGMIERRQGKIINICSMMSELGRSTVGAYAAAKGGLKMLTKNMATEWAKHNVQINGIGPGYFATEQTKPIRVDGHPFNDFIISRTPAAKWGDASDLAGAAIFLSSKASDFVNGHILYVDGGILATIGKPSNE from the coding sequence ATGGCAAACTCATTATTTGATATAAACGGAAAAGTTGCTCTGATTACAGGAAGTACACACGGACTGGGAATGGCAATGGCAAAAGGATTAGGAGAGGCAGGTGCAACAATTGTAATAAACGGAAACTCTTCTCAGCAGAAAATTGATGATGCGGTAGCAGAACTTCAAAAAGATGGAATTCATGCAGTGGGTTATAAGTTTAATGTAACCGAGGAGATGGAAGTCATTGCTGCAGTTCGAAAAATTGAAAATGAAGTGGGCCCAATCGATATCCTGATTAACAATGCAGGAATCATCAAAAGGATTCCGCTGATTGAAATGGAAGTATCCGATTTTAAAGAGGTTATTGATATTGATTTGGTGAGTCCGTTTATTGTGTCGAAGCATGTGGTGAGAGGGATGATTGAAAGAAGACAGGGAAAAATAATTAACATTTGTTCGATGATGAGCGAGTTGGGCCGCAGTACAGTAGGAGCTTATGCTGCTGCAAAAGGCGGTTTGAAAATGCTGACCAAAAATATGGCTACCGAATGGGCAAAACACAATGTTCAGATCAACGGAATCGGCCCGGGGTATTTTGCTACCGAACAGACCAAACCTATTAGAGTGGACGGTCATCCTTTTAATGATTTTATTATCAGCAGAACACCTGCTGCAAAATGGGGAGACGCAAGTGATCTGGCAGGGGCAGCGATATTTTTGTCTTCAAAGGCCAGCGATTTTGTGAACGGTCATATTTTGTATGTCGATGGTGGAATCTTAGCAACAATCGGTAAACCATCAAACGAATAA
- the kduI gene encoding 5-dehydro-4-deoxy-D-glucuronate isomerase: MTKYSSRYASSPEAVKKYDTQELRNEFLIDDLMQEDEIVLTYSHYDRYIAGSAVPLKDLTLESIDPLKAGYFLERREMGIINVGGKGTVLVEGVSFELAFKDALYIGSGNKEVIFKSDDPENPAKYYINSAPAHQTYPTVKVSLAEANKLELGTMETANHRTVNQMIIGNVVTTCQLQMGMTELRPGSVWNTMPAHVHDRRMEVYFYLDIPENQAVCHFMGQPQETRHIWMNNHQAVISPPWSIHSGSGTSNYTFIWGMAGENLDYGDMDVCKITDLR; the protein is encoded by the coding sequence ATGACAAAATATAGTTCAAGATACGCGTCAAGCCCCGAAGCAGTAAAAAAGTATGATACTCAGGAATTGAGAAACGAATTCTTAATTGACGATTTAATGCAGGAAGATGAGATTGTGTTAACCTATTCTCATTATGACAGATATATCGCAGGATCGGCAGTTCCGTTGAAGGATCTGACTTTGGAAAGTATTGACCCGTTGAAAGCAGGTTACTTTTTGGAAAGAAGAGAAATGGGAATTATCAACGTAGGTGGCAAAGGGACTGTACTAGTTGAAGGAGTTTCTTTCGAATTGGCGTTTAAGGATGCTTTGTACATCGGAAGCGGTAACAAAGAAGTGATCTTTAAAAGTGATGATCCTGAGAATCCAGCCAAATATTATATCAATTCTGCTCCGGCACACCAAACATATCCAACCGTAAAGGTGAGTCTGGCAGAAGCAAACAAGCTGGAATTGGGAACTATGGAAACGGCTAATCACCGCACCGTAAATCAAATGATAATTGGGAACGTTGTAACCACTTGTCAATTACAGATGGGAATGACGGAATTAAGACCCGGAAGTGTCTGGAATACGATGCCGGCACACGTACACGATCGCAGGATGGAAGTCTATTTCTATTTGGATATTCCAGAAAATCAGGCCGTTTGTCATTTTATGGGACAGCCTCAGGAAACCAGACACATTTGGATGAACAATCATCAGGCGGTTATTTCACCACCGTGGTCGATTCACTCAGGATCCGGAACCAGTAACTATACTTTTATCTGGGGAATGGCGGGTGAGAATTTGGATTACGGAGATATGGATGTGTGTAAAATCACTGACTTAAGATAA
- a CDS encoding MFS transporter has product MNQTNAVIMTQTKKSTGSYRWSICALLFFATTINYLDRQVLSLTWSDFIAPEFHWTNNDYGNITALFSIFYAVSLFFAGRFVDWMDTKRGFLWAIGIWSFGACLHAFCGIATAGIISGDWFVGFEGAKQAIHLVKDTGLVINVSVTLFIFARFVLAVGEAGNFPAAIKTTAEYFPKKDRAFSTSIFNAGATVGALAAPISIPFIAESFGWEMAFIIIGALGFVWMGFWIFMYDKPEKHPKVSAAELEYIQQDDVTDSKLNGYVPETKDKVSFVDCFKYKQTWAFAFGKFMTDGVWWFFLFWTPAYLSSVYNMDSTEAALPLFVLYMITLLSIIGGWLPTYFVEKKGMNPYEGRMRAMLIFAFFPLLALIAQPLGYISYWIPVIIIGIAGAAHQSWSANIFTTVGDMFPKKAIATITGIGGLAGGIGSTFINKGSGMLFDYAKENNMSFMGFQGIEAGYFIIFSICAVCYLTGWSVMKTLVPKYSPITNL; this is encoded by the coding sequence ATGAACCAAACAAATGCAGTTATTATGACCCAGACCAAAAAATCTACAGGAAGTTATCGCTGGAGTATATGTGCGTTGCTTTTTTTTGCAACAACTATCAACTATTTAGACAGACAGGTACTTTCTTTAACGTGGAGCGATTTTATTGCGCCTGAGTTTCATTGGACTAATAATGACTACGGAAATATCACTGCCTTGTTTTCTATTTTTTACGCCGTTTCATTATTTTTTGCGGGTAGATTTGTGGATTGGATGGATACTAAAAGAGGATTTTTGTGGGCCATTGGTATCTGGTCTTTTGGAGCTTGTCTTCACGCTTTTTGTGGTATTGCTACAGCCGGAATCATTTCAGGGGACTGGTTTGTAGGTTTCGAAGGGGCCAAGCAGGCGATTCACCTTGTAAAAGATACCGGATTGGTAATTAATGTAAGTGTTACCTTGTTCATCTTTGCCCGTTTTGTTTTGGCAGTGGGTGAAGCAGGGAATTTTCCGGCCGCGATTAAAACAACCGCCGAATATTTTCCTAAAAAAGACAGAGCATTTTCTACCAGTATTTTCAATGCCGGTGCCACTGTTGGTGCTTTGGCAGCTCCTATATCTATTCCGTTTATCGCAGAATCTTTCGGATGGGAAATGGCTTTTATCATTATTGGTGCGCTAGGATTTGTCTGGATGGGATTTTGGATTTTTATGTATGATAAACCCGAAAAACACCCAAAAGTGAGTGCTGCAGAATTAGAATACATACAACAAGATGATGTCACAGACAGCAAACTAAATGGGTATGTACCGGAAACCAAAGATAAAGTCTCTTTTGTCGACTGCTTTAAATACAAACAAACCTGGGCATTTGCTTTTGGTAAATTTATGACCGATGGGGTGTGGTGGTTTTTCTTATTCTGGACCCCGGCCTACTTAAGTTCGGTATACAACATGGACTCTACTGAGGCGGCTCTTCCTTTATTCGTTTTGTATATGATAACCCTGCTGTCAATTATCGGTGGCTGGCTGCCCACTTATTTTGTAGAGAAAAAAGGAATGAACCCATATGAAGGCAGAATGAGAGCGATGCTGATTTTTGCATTCTTTCCATTATTAGCCTTGATTGCACAGCCTTTAGGATACATCAGTTATTGGATTCCTGTTATTATTATTGGTATCGCAGGTGCAGCTCATCAATCATGGTCGGCTAATATTTTTACGACTGTAGGAGATATGTTTCCTAAAAAAGCCATTGCAACTATCACTGGTATTGGAGGTTTAGCCGGAGGGATTGGCTCTACATTTATCAATAAAGGCTCGGGAATGCTGTTTGATTATGCCAAAGAAAACAATATGTCGTTTATGGGTTTTCAGGGAATTGAAGCCGGCTACTTTATCATTTTCTCTATTTGTGCCGTTTGTTATCTGACAGGCTGGTCTGTAATGAAAACGTTAGTACCTAAATACAGTCCGATTACCAATCTTTAA